A stretch of the Mycobacterium shigaense genome encodes the following:
- a CDS encoding protein adenylyltransferase SelO gives MSVAPEIGVVLDDRFARELPELGVPWRAETPPAPRLLILNESLATGLGLDAAWLQSPNGLRFLVGDLVPAGAAPVAQAYAGHQFGGLVPRLGDGRALLLGELADHHGRVRDIALKGSGPTPFARGGDGLAAVGPMLREYLVSEAMHALGVPTTRSLAVVATGRPVRREAVLPGALLVRVASSHLRVGTFQYAALDGDIDLLRRLADHAIARHHPEAAQAERPYLALFEAVAAAQASLIARWMLIGFTHGVMNTDNMTVSGETIDYGPCAFMDTYSPETVFSSIDHWGRYAFGNQPAVAGWNLARFAETLLPLLADTIEEGIALAEGSFGAFRTEYEATWSSGMRAKLGLPADVHAQVLASLVDELLGLLTRGRVDYTSFFRHLGEAARGDAEPARGLFAGLAGFDAWLSRWRALGPDAASMDRANPIYIPRNHLVEEALTSATAGDLHPARQLLAAVTAPYDRRPGLDRYAEPAPKDFGDYRTFCGT, from the coding sequence CGCGCGCGAGTTGCCCGAGCTGGGCGTCCCTTGGCGAGCGGAGACTCCGCCCGCCCCGCGCCTGCTGATTCTCAACGAGTCGCTGGCCACCGGGCTCGGCCTGGACGCTGCCTGGCTACAAAGCCCCAATGGGCTGCGGTTTCTGGTGGGCGATCTGGTTCCCGCCGGCGCCGCACCGGTAGCCCAGGCCTATGCCGGGCACCAATTCGGTGGTCTCGTCCCGCGGTTGGGCGACGGGCGCGCATTGCTGCTGGGCGAGCTCGCCGACCACCACGGGCGGGTGCGCGACATCGCCCTCAAGGGTTCGGGTCCGACGCCGTTCGCCCGCGGCGGTGACGGACTGGCCGCGGTGGGTCCGATGCTGCGCGAATACCTCGTCAGCGAGGCAATGCACGCGTTAGGCGTTCCGACGACGAGATCGTTGGCCGTGGTGGCCACCGGGCGGCCGGTGCGTCGAGAAGCCGTGCTGCCCGGCGCCCTGCTCGTGCGCGTCGCGAGCAGCCACCTGCGGGTAGGCACCTTCCAGTACGCGGCCCTGGACGGCGACATCGACCTGCTGCGCCGCCTCGCCGACCACGCGATCGCCCGTCACCACCCGGAGGCGGCACAGGCCGAACGCCCCTACCTCGCGCTGTTTGAAGCGGTCGCCGCCGCGCAGGCGTCTCTGATCGCCCGCTGGATGTTGATCGGATTCACCCACGGAGTGATGAACACCGACAACATGACGGTTTCCGGCGAAACCATCGACTACGGCCCGTGCGCTTTTATGGACACCTATAGCCCCGAGACGGTCTTCAGCTCGATCGATCACTGGGGGCGCTACGCCTTCGGCAACCAGCCGGCCGTCGCCGGGTGGAATCTGGCCCGGTTCGCCGAAACGCTGCTTCCGCTGCTTGCCGACACCATCGAGGAGGGAATCGCGCTCGCCGAGGGCTCTTTCGGCGCGTTCCGCACCGAGTACGAGGCCACGTGGTCGTCCGGCATGCGCGCCAAGCTCGGGTTACCCGCCGACGTCCACGCGCAAGTGCTGGCGTCGTTGGTCGACGAGTTGTTGGGGCTGCTCACACGAGGCCGCGTCGACTACACGTCGTTTTTCCGTCATCTCGGCGAGGCGGCCCGGGGCGACGCCGAACCGGCGCGTGGGTTGTTCGCCGGCCTCGCCGGCTTCGACGCCTGGCTGTCGCGCTGGCGGGCCTTGGGCCCCGACGCCGCGTCGATGGATCGCGCCAACCCGATCTACATCCCCCGCAATCACCTGGTCGAGGAGGCCCTGACGTCCGCGACGGCCGGCGATCTGCATCCGGCGCGACAATTGCTCGCCGCCGTCACCGCTCCATACGATCGGCGGCCGGGCCTCGATCGCTACGCCGAGCCCGCGCCGAAGGACTTCGGCGACTATCGAACGTTCTGCGGCACTTAG